One segment of Anastrepha obliqua isolate idAnaObli1 chromosome 3, idAnaObli1_1.0, whole genome shotgun sequence DNA contains the following:
- the LOC129242867 gene encoding putative uncharacterized protein DDB_G0282129 — protein MEDCQTPTLAQVMEFKYEVTPTMVFDPSRLHDGQSLFVNHIQVRCFTPTMKNFQSPGLSPINECTQTLIGGVAIGVAANMECLQKSKPMAAPIKEEYFKAPLSKSKNSHQKQQSQQQQQQKQQQQQQQQNYQEQSQQLKNAYGSHFVGDSPPVFTLNSTTNSDTDLCIDIPSPDSSAILGSVNNNSISDSSTNDSAASLSSSNNVTFTNSTNNNSNVSKNLSDMNLLDRTMNVATLLRSVGLERYTEAFEEQNVSLDQFLNMNAVDFERMGVRAVEHQKILLDLLSELNGS, from the coding sequence atggaagattgtcaaACGCCAACGCTGGCCCAGGTGATGGAGTTCAAGTATGAGGTTACGCCCACCATGGTTTTCGATCCGAGCCGCCTCCATGACGGACAAAGCCTTTTTGTAAATCACATCCAAGTGCGCTGTTTCACTCCGACTATGAAGAACTTTCAATCGCCCGGGCTTTCACCCATCAACGAGTGCACGCAGACGCTGATTGGCGGTGTCGCCATAGGAGTGGCAGCTAATATGGAGTGCCTACAGAAATCCAAGCCAATGGCGGCCCCTATTAAGGAGGAGTACTTCAAAGCACCTCTTTCGAAGTCCAAAAATTcacatcaaaaacaacaatcgcaacaacaacaacaacagaagcagcagcagcagcagcagcaacaaaattaCCAAGAACAATCACAGCAGCTGAAGAACGCCTACGGTTCACATTTTGTGGGCGATTCACCGCCAGTCTTCACTTTGAATTCTACGACAAATTCAGACACAGACCTCTGCATTGACATCCCAAGCCCCGATAGCTCAGCTATACTTGGGAGTGTTAATAATAACAGCATCAGCGATAGCAGCACTAATGATTCGGCAGCAAGTTTgagcagcagcaacaatgtCACGTTCACTAatagcaccaacaacaacagtaacgtGTCAAAGAATTTGAGCGACATGAATCTGCTCGATCGCACCATGAATGTGGCCACGCTGTTGCGTAGTGTCGGCCTGGAGCGGTACACAGAGGCCTTTGAAGAGCAAAATGTGAGCTTGGACCAGTTTTTGAATATGAATGCAGTGGACTTTGAGCGCATGGGTGTGCGTGCGGTGGAGcatcaaaaaatacttttagatTTGCTGAGCGAATTGAATGGCTCTTaa
- the LOC129241033 gene encoding CD151 antigen gives MGFSSRMDCCGQFVKYSLFISNLVIFIGGATVFTLTLWTLVDRSFMNELLGTNLFSGAVYVLLVTSVAICLLSFLGCVGAGKEVKCLLLTYFIIVALVFVTMLIGGILGYVFRERVQQTMRQEMRATMALYGSRRDVTMAWDQTQERLQCCGVDTWHDWNRYGPVPESCCQELFGGQRKECSIFPTITNLYSQGCLYVTTNFIRDHAALIGGTAIAVAILMIFGMIFSCLLFNMIE, from the exons ATGGGTTTCAGTTCGCGCATGGATTGCTGCGGGCAATTCGTCAAGTACAGCCTTTTCATCTCGAATTTAgtaatattt ATCGGTGGCGCAACTGTCTTCACGCTTACACTCTGGACCCTGGTCGATCGCAGTTTCATGAACGAGTTGTTGGGCACGAATCTATTTTCGGGTGCTGTTTACGTATTATTAGTCACTTCGGTAGCGATTTGTTTACTCTCGTTTTTGGGTTGTGTGGGAGCGGGTAAAGAGGTCAAATGTTTGCTGTTAACG TACTTCATAATTGTGGCATTAGTGTTTGTGACGATGCTAATCGGTGGCATACTGGGCTATGTCTTCAGAGAACGCGTACAGCAAACGATGCGACAG GAAATGCGCGCCACCATGGCTCTCTATGGAAGCCGTCGTGATGTCACCATGGCTTGGGATCAAACGCAGGAGCGTCTGCAGTGCTGTGGTGTTGACACTTGGCACGATTGGAATCGATATGGACCCGTACCGGAATCTTGCTGTCAGGAATTGTTTGGAGGTCAACGTAAAGAATGCAGCATTTTTCCAACCATAACAAATCTATACAGTCAGGGTTGTTTGTATGTGACAACAAACTTTATACGCGATCATGCGGCATTAATTGGCGGCACGGCCATAGCGGTGGCCATATTAATG ATATTCGGCATGATATTCTCATGCCTGCTATTCAATATGATTGAATAG